A portion of the Anoplopoma fimbria isolate UVic2021 breed Golden Eagle Sablefish chromosome 15, Afim_UVic_2022, whole genome shotgun sequence genome contains these proteins:
- the itpka gene encoding inositol-trisphosphate 3-kinase A, protein MPKECRRKSCKDSGLPGTGVHEGCRLERRTAGKASQTCDDLTQKAAQIVPSSATGAPTVMEAPRVPHVTITPEGGGSSREMQQEDWDDAVDGGLRRKLSNSSISSTGSSAVESEDDLLSDNESKSKGIITLEHLVDTGESKPWWKLKTIVHWPFSVTQRRKLNWVQLAGHKGNFKAADEGNILKKFSENEMRCFEKLRDDALLPFVPGYHGTVERDGESFLHMTDLLANFDLPNVMDCKMGVRTYLEEELVRARERPKPREDLYKKMMEVDSEGPTPQEHSQCGVTKPRYMQWRETMSSTNTLGFRIEGIKKCDGTCRTDFKKTRSKQDVIQVFKDFVGGNVNIIKSYLSRLAEIRQALKTSQFFRQHEVIGSSLLFIHDHTSNAQVWIIDFGKTTALPEGQMLNHDIPWQEGNQEDGYLWGLENLIHTLESVSNEGRGKETFCSANSQTTERDGQ, encoded by the exons ATGCCCAAAGAGTGCAGGAGAAAGAGCTGCAAGGACTCCGGGCTCCCTGGGACCGGGGTGCACGAGGGGTGTCGTTTAGAGAGAAGAACAGCCGGGAAGGCGTCTCAGACCTGCGATGATCTCACTCAGAAAGCCGCTCAGATCGTCCCGTCGTCCGCAACAGGAGCGCCGACTGTGATGGAGGCTCCCCGGGTACCGCACGTCACCATCACCCCGGAGGGTGGCGGCTCCTCCCGGGAGATGCAGCAGGAGGACTGGGATGACGCCGTGGACGGAGGACTGCGCAGGAAACTGTCcaactcctccatctcctccacggGCTCCTCTGCGGTGGAGTCCGAGGACGATTTACTCAGCGACAACGAGAGCAAGAGCAAAGGCATCATCACTTTAGAGCATCTGGTGGACACCGGAGAG AGCAAGCCGTGGTGGAAGTTGAAGACAATCGTCCACTGGCCCTTCAGTGTTACGCAGAGGAGAAAACTGAACTGGGTTCAGCTTGCTGGGCATAAAG GTAACTTCAAAGCAGCAGATGAGGGCAACATCCTGAAGAAGTTCTCGGAAAACGAAATGCGGTGTTTTGAGAAGCTAAGGGATGATGCGCTGCTCCCATTTGTGCCCGGTTACCATGGCACTgtggaaagagatggagagtcTTTCCTTCATATGACTGACCTGCTGGCGAACTTTGACCTTCCCAATGTCATGGACTGCAAGATGGGAGTGAG GACGTACTTGGAGGAGGAGCTTGTTCGGGCAAGGGAACGGCCCAAGCCGAGGGAAGACCTGTACAAGAAAATGATGGAGGTGGACAGCGAAGGCCCAACTCCCCAGGAGCATTCCCAATGTGGTGTCACGAAACCTCGCTACATGCAGTGGAGGGAGACCATGAGCTCCACCAACACCCTGGGCTTCAGGATAGAAGGAATCAAG AAATGTGACGGTACGTGTCGGACTGACTTCAAGAAAACCAGGTCGAAGCAGGATGTCATCCAGGTGTTCAAGGACTTTGTCGGAGGGAACGTCAACATCATA AAGTCTTACCTGAGCAGACTGGCGGAGATCCGACAGGCCCTGAAGACATCACAGTTCTTCAGGCAACATGAG GTCATTGGCAGCTCTCTCCTCTTTATCCATGACCACACCAGCAATGCACAGGTCTGGATCATTGACTTTGGGAAGACCACGGCGTTACCAGAGGGCCAGATGTTAAACCATGACATTCCTTGGCAGGAAGGCAACCAGGAGGACGGCTATCTGTGGGGGCTGGAAAACCTCATCCACACTCTGGAGTCTGTAAGCAACGAAGGGAGAGGCAAAGAAACCTTTTGCTCAGCAAATAGCCAAACTACAGAAAGAGATGGTCAGTGA